Proteins from a single region of Ogataea parapolymorpha DL-1 chromosome IV, whole genome shotgun sequence:
- a CDS encoding geranylgeranyl transferase type-1 subunit beta, protein MFDPKVHVRYFLRCLGILPSIYEGEDSNKLALIYFCVCGLDLLDALDQLPGKAATIEWVYKHWVAIDDYGGFRGSDIYRDTGPYDVPNLAATGFALQILVTLGDDLSQVDRNKVRRFVERCQRPNGSFSPVVGFGEEDLRYCMLAMTISRLLDGSAVDSGRLLQYVRSTLAFDGGLSMSTGGESHAGLTYCGLAALKLAGELDLCEWQPTLDFLVHRQIHYSEFNKRELENEYADEDDNGAFNGRVNKYGDTCYAFWCLAALELLDIADLVDGEAVKRFLLEQTLSPTMGGFCKTNAPDELPDPLHSFLGIAALGIIRTPGIAPVDVTVVLRKDRMV, encoded by the coding sequence atgtTTGATCCCAAGGTGCATGTGAGATACTTTCTGCGGTGTCTGGGAATTTTGCCATCGATCTACGAAGGTGAAGACTCCAACAAGCTTGCGCTGATCTATTTTTGCGTGTGTGGACTGGACCTGCTCGATGCTCTTGACCAGCTGCCAGGGAAGGCTGCGACCATCGAGTGGGTGTACAAACACTGGGTCGCGATCGACGACTATGGTGGTTTCCGCGGATCTGACATATACAGGGACACTGGCCCATACGATGTGCCGAATCTTGCGGCCACTGGGTTTGCATTGCAAATTCTGGTGACGCTAGGCGATGATCTTTCTCAGGTCGATAGAAACAAGGTTCGTCGGTTTGTGGAACGGTGCCAGCGGCCCAACGGCTCGTTCAGCCCGGTGGTGGGCTTTGGCGAAGAAGATCTGCGCTATTGCATGCTGGCCATGACAATCAgccggctgctggacgGCTCGGCGGTGGACAGCGGCCGCCTTTTACAGTATGTGCGGTCGACGCTCGCTTTTGACGGGGGCCTGTCTATGAGCACAGGCGGCGAGTCACACGCGGGACTGACCTATTGCGGGCTGGCTGCGCTCAAATTGGCAGGCGAATTGGATCTGTGCGAGTGGCAGCCAACGCtggattttctggtgcaTCGGCAGATCCACTACAGCGAATTCAATAAgcgcgagctggaaaacgagtACGCGGATGAGGACGACAACGGCGCGTTCAACGGCCGCGTGAACAAGTATGGCGACACATGCTATGCGTTCTGGTGTCTCGCAgcgctggagctgctggacatAGCCGACCTGGTGGACGGTGAGGCCGTAAAACGTTTCttgctggagcagacgcTGTCGCCAACAATGGGCGGGTTCTGCAAAACCAACGCGCCGGACGAGCTGCCGGACCCGCTGCACTCGTTTCTGGGTATTGCAGCTCTTGGCATCATACGCACTCCCGGCATTGCTCCAGTAGACGTGACAGTGGTGTTACGGAAGGATAGAATGGTCTAG